In Ipomoea triloba cultivar NCNSP0323 chromosome 7, ASM357664v1, a single genomic region encodes these proteins:
- the LOC116024331 gene encoding uncharacterized protein LOC116024331 encodes MAKTYDRIEWPFLQMMLLALGFAEAWVNLIMLCVTTVSYNFLINGDHAGHVIPTRGIRQGDPLSPYLFIICAEGLSLLLQQAELRGSFHGCSVARGAPPVSHLFFAYDSLLFFKANIHEAGAVKQCLSEYEAMSGQAVSYAKSSVCFSRNTYPADREEVVAVLGVSQAANFGRYLGLPSFVGRNKRAVFSYIEDKIKQRIGSWNKGLISRAGKEVLLKSVAQSMPTFSMSVFMLPHSVCQSIERVMNRYWWGSGGDRSIHWMAWDQLCVPKKYGGLGFKDLRAFNLAMLGKQAWRFLTNPQSLVARIYKARYYPKTTFVDATIGGCPSFCWRSIMAAHELICSGVRRRIGNGNTTLIWGHPWLPDDPSPMIMSDMPPLLNGSLVSGLVDPATNTWDQSILQDIFQPHDVERILSIPISPGYEDSWYWHGNPRGCYTVKDGYRRICGEFQDNPGTFDRWLSVWKLKSPPKWKDLLWRALTNVLPTTTNLLIKRVDVQPTCPMCGLTNENVMHSLVLCEFSSLVWHEAAVALPTLHGNDFSVWFTTLLSMLTIEDLLIAVAVIYYIWDAHNSAVWRHCLPRPSSVWRRVYATLHAWRQIHDAQQLQQNFPPSHAQSSARNAAASSQQHGGHWRCYFDAGYLPSSRRSTVGAVLYTPDGEYAAAFSGRTHGCFSPLMAEAVACKEVLSWLRDREVDRVDLYTDCANLQTLMASTHQDLFSYIAFSIEASRAIMSSFNHCSLHLVPRSANLGAHSLASQGYSQAAFVFWDYVPPDSVSGLI; translated from the coding sequence ATGGCAAAAACCTATGACCGGATAGAGTGGCCGTTTCTCCAAATGATGCTCCTAGCTCTGGGCTTTGCGGAGGCCTGGGTGAATTTGATTATGCTCTGTGTTACGACGGTCTCTTATAATTTTCTGATTAACGGAGATCATGCAGGTCATGTGATTCCAACCCGGGGAATCAGACAGGGAGACCCTTTATCtccatatttgtttattatctGTGCAGAAGGGTTGTCTTTGTTGTTACAGCAGGCTGAGTTACGGGGTTCCTTTCATGGTTGTAGCGTAGCTAGGGGAGCACCCCCGGTGTCTCATTTGTTTTTCGCATATGACAGTCTCTTGTTCTTTAAAGCTAATATTCATGAGGCAGGAGCTGTGAAACAATGTCTGAGTGAGTATGAGGCTATGTCTGGACAGGCTGTTAGTTATGCCAAATCTAGTGTATGCTTCAGTAGAAACACTTACCCGGCTGACAGGGAGGAGGTGGTGGCTGTTTTAGGGGTATCTCAGGCAGCTAACTTTGGAAGGTATTTGGGCTTGCCATCATTTGTTGGAAGAAATAAGAGGGCAGTATTTTCATATATTGAGGACAAGATTAAACAAAGAATTGGCTCGTGGAATAAGGGGCTGATTTCTCGGGCTGGGAAGGAAGTGCTGTTGAAAAGCGTGGCACAATCTATGCCAACCTTTTCAATGAGTGTTTTTATGCTCCCACATTCTGTATGTCAGTCTATTGAGAGAGTGATGAACCGCTATTGGTGGGGCTCAGGGGGTGATAGGAGTATACATTGGATGGCTTGGGACCAGTTGTGTGTTCCTAAAAAATATGGGGGACTAGGTTTCAAGGACCTAAGAGCTTTTAATTTGGCAATGTTAGGAAAACAAGCTTGGCGCTTCTTAACTAATCCCCAATCTTTGGTTGCAAGAATATATAAGGCCAGGTATTACCCCAAGACCACCTTTGTTGATGCAACCATAGGGGGATGTCCCAGCTTTTGTTGGCGCAGCATTATGGCAGCCCATGAACTGATTTGTTCTGGAGTTAGACGGAGGATTGGGAATGGAAATACAACTTTGATTTGGGGTCATCCCTGGCTCCCTGATGACCCAAGCCCAATGATTATGTCAGACATGCCACCATTATTAAACGGTTCTTTGGTTTCTGGTCTTGTGGACCCAGCTACTAATACATGGGATCAGTCTATCCTGCAGGACATTTTTCAGCCACATGACGTGGAACGTATTTTGAGCATCCCAATTAGCCCCGGGTATGAGGACTCTTGGTATTGGCACGGCAATCCGCGGGGTTGTTATACTGTTAAGGATGGCTATAGGCGCATTTGTGGTGAATTTCAGGATAATCCGGGTACTTTTGATAGGTGGTTATCTGTTTGGAAGCTTAAATCACCTCCCAAATGGAAAGACCTCCTATGGAGAGCCCTCACAAATGTGCTACCAACAACTACGAATTTATTGATAAAAAGAGTAGATGTCCAACCAACATGTCCAATGTGTGGATTAACCAATGAGAATGTCATGCACTCTTTAGTTTTGTGTGAATTCTCTAGTTTGGTTTGGCATGAAGCTGCTGTTGCTTTACCTACTTTGCATGGAAATGATTTCTCTGTGTGGTTCACTACTCTTTTGTCTATGCTTACTATTGAAGATCTCCTCATTGCAGTGGCcgtaatttattatatttgggATGCGCACAATTCGGCAGTTTGGAGACATTGCTTGCCGCGACCTTCCTCCGTATGGCGGCGAGTGTATGCAACACTTCACGCTTGGAGGCAGATTCACGACGCCCAGCAGCTGCAGCAGAATTTCCCGCCCTCTCATGCACAATCCTCAGCTAGAAACGCTGCTGCTTCATCCCAGCAACATGGAGGGCATTGGCGCTGCTACTTCGACGCAGGGTACCTGCCATCTTCACGGAGATCAACGGTCGGTGCGGTATTGTACACACCGGATGGCGAGTACGCTGCAGCCTTCAGTGGCCGAACTCATGGGTGTTTTTCTCCATTAATGGCGGAGGCGGTGGCGTGCAAAGAGGTCCTTTCATGGCTAAGAGACCGGGAGGTTGACCGAGTGGATCTTTATACTGACTGTGCCAACCTTCAGACGCTCATGGCATCTACACACCAAGATCTCTTTTCATATATTGCTTTTTCAATTGAAGCCTCACGGGCTATTATGTCGTCTTTTAATCATTGTTCGTTACATTTGGTCCCTAGGTCTGCTAACCTAGGGGCACATTCTCTTGCTTCTCAAGGCTATTCTCAGGCTGCTTTTGTGTTTTGGGATTATGTCCCACCTGACTCCGTTTCTGGTTTGATTTAA